The window TGGTAGGCGCTGCAGCCCGTGGAGCTAAACAATCACCCCGCTTTCTAATTGGTCAGAGCTCCGTGATTGACGTCACCAGTGACAGCTTCCAACGTGAAGAAAAATGTCTTAGTGACAGCAAGCGGCCAGCGCGCAGGCGCAGTGCCTCTGGCAACGCTAAAGAAAAATAGTTGTTATGCAAACGTTATGGTGCAATAAAATTCCACAAAAGTTTATCCAGAGAAAATTCACtcgttttttcttttgtggcgTCGAACAAAGGCAGCGCGACGATGAAACGGCAATTTCTTCGCTTCGAACGTGCAATTGCACAATAGACTGCCTCGCCAGAGAACGTATATTCTCACTATAAAGGTTATATGGATCATAAATAACGCGCTGATATCTTAATTTTGAACGTTTGAAAGGCAGCTTTACGCACACATTACGCGCAAGTTTAAACGGGGAAGTGGTGACGTGCGTGCAGAAAAACTTCAGCCTAAGCGAGAGGAAAGTCGGCGTGGGTGTAGAAAACAGTCCGGAGTGCAGATATCACGCCGCTGAGCGCTGATATAAATGCTCATATTTACATAATGCGTTGATTTCCTTTCGGTACCCGCCCGTTAACTCCGTGCCTGGTTGAGGATCTGCGTGTGGAGGAAGTGTGAAAAGCTGCGGCCACGTCCCggagaaagggaaaaaatgcaTTGGAGCGAACCTGTTGTAGTGACCAGGGTTAATTTTGTTTTAGACCCAGGACGGGAGCAGATGAGGGTCAGAGGCGGTGCTGCCGTTACAGTCTTAACTTTAAACTTAAACAACGATGTTGTAAGTATCAGTTACTTCGGTGTTAAAGTATAATAGTTCAACACAatgattgtttattttttccatccTATTTCCCAGCTTTAAAAGTAATCTGAATCAGAgcaatgtgtgttttaaatataGAGTCAATAAGtgagtattttattttatctctaCGTTTTTAAGCAGCAGAATTTTAGACGTGACGCAAGTGTTTGGCCGAATGTTGCCGTGCACGCATGTGTCTTCACTCATTATGCTAATCTTGATGAATGTCACCGAATATCATAACCAGACAACATTAATTGTTTTGTAATTTACTTACAGTATCCTGATAATCGCTAATAATCCTGTCCAGTTTATTACTTTGTGTGATGTTCTGCTCACTGTGTTGCACTCAGATCACGTTGCCTGGCTCTGGCTTTAATTTCGCACATTATCATTTTTCACTCCTGCTGTGTCTTTTcctaaaaaatatattttgggGATTGAAAGAGCTTTTTATAATATAACCGGCGCTTGTCACGTTGGACGTAATCATACTTTTCCCAATCCAAAAATATTTGGAGAGAACATTGAGTacataaatattttcttttaaattatcGACAGTGAGATGTTTCAGATAAACTAAAGTTATTAACTCGGttgggtgtttttgtgtgaggGACAAAATATGAGGAAGCCCCAGATTTCTTTAAATTGACTTGTCAACATTGCTGCTGTCAGCAACACGTTAGAAATTGTGTCGATACTGTGAGATTTGACGAATCCAAAATATGTTTATTAAATGGCCTTTGGGGTTCACGAGGCTCACAGCTGTAGCTTTCAGAGGCATCACAGAAGCGTAATGCAAAACTTTGAAGTGCTATTTTTGGTGCAACTTGTGCACACTCCTCAAGACAAGCAAGCACGCGAGTTGTAtccccccattttttttaaGAACATTGAAGAGAGGTTTCATAAAAcactgctgtggctgctggctTGGTGCCGTTCACTGTAACTCTCCAACACGTCAGGTTTGTGAAAATAAACGCTGATTGACGGTTTGATTAGGATGTCCCTTTTAGATATAAAAGATCTTTCAGTTTAAGGGACTTCTACAAACTTGGATAGAATTGACCAAACTCAAAGGCAACTCTTACCGTTTTCCACCTGTTGAAGCATCCCTTAACATTATGCATTTTGGACCTGTGGACCCCCCTCCCCTACCGTCCTGTCGCGGTGTAAGTCTACTTGTTAAGTTGAGAACAACCAAGCTTTCCCTCTTCCCTCGCATTTCTAGAAAACACACTAGTGGCCAGCAAGATATTTTAAGGGGTTTGCGTGGCACGTCTGTGCGTGTGGCTTTGAACTCCAGTAGCCGGAGGTTCCTGCAGAGAGGGCCGCAAATCCCACTTGATAAATTCGACAACCCACAAGGTTTTTACGCGCTGGTTACGCATCGCCCTTGTGCCAGCAGAACTAAACGTTGATGGCCACAAGCTGCAGCATACCCCCTATGTTAACCACTGGTTCATAGGTTTAACGTGagtgttgctgtttgtgtggGTGATGTGAAGGGGGAAATGGGGTGAAAGCACATGTTTTTGAATTTGGAGAGCTGAACATCACACCAATTCCCTCCAAAATAAAGAGCATGGTGTCATGATAACCTGTTTCTGAAgatgcgtgtgtgcgcgcgctcgtGTGCGTGCGTGATTGAGAGAGCGtgcgtttctgtttctgtgcacATACGTGTATACAAGTGCGTAATTGTGACCCATGTTAAATTGCAACCAAACTGATTTACTAGATGGATAAAGAGGTAGACCTATAGACAGATAGACCGAAAGACAGATAGacacatagatagatagacagatagataaaTAGACCATagacggatggacagatagaTCCGAGCTCTGGTTGTGCAGCAGCGCGCTAAGCTACcgtttcttttttacttttgttttgctCTTATTCAGCCTTTTAAACAAATTCCCAGTCAGCAATCTCACAATATATCGGATTGATGATGCAAAGAGGCCAATGAAAGTGCGGGCCCTGCGCCGCGGATTGTTATTTGGTGAGTGGATGTTATTGGGCAGAGAGGGGAGCCGCCAATGTGCGCGCAGCTTTCGGGGCCACGTGAccgccccctcctcttccaTTCATCAGGGGTGGACTGTGTTGTCTTTTCAATTCATTTATCTGCAGGAATGATTGCGACTATCAGTCTAGAGCTCACCGCCTGACTGAGGAGGTGAAAGTTGCGCCACAGGAAGACAAACCGCAAAAGGCAATATCGCTTGTATACATGCGTGTGCGTCGGATGAGCGGTATAGGGGAATTCCTCGCGTGTTGAAAAGTAAACAGAAAATCGTTGGATTCGAGAGTTTGCTCAGTCGAGTCAGGTCTAAGAGatagggagaggggggaggaagaataTCTGTGCACGATTTTGTGATTTCTGCTCTCAGTCGTCTCGGCGAGTCTAGACTGAAGATGCTCTTGGACGCAGGACCGCAGTATCCCACCATAGGAGTCACTACTTTCGGCTCTTCACGGCATCACTCAACAGGCGAAGTCACAGAGAGAGAAGTGGCGTTGGGGATAAATCCGTTCGCAGATGGGATGGGCGCCTTCAAAATAAACCACAGCTCCCACGATATTGGCTCCGGACAGACGGCGTTTTCCTCTCAGGCGCCCGGCTACGCAGCGGCAGCAGCCCTGGGACACCATCATCACCCGACCCACGTTGGTTCTTACTCGACGGCGGCTTTCAACTCCACCAGGGACTTTCTCTTCAGAAATCGGGGATTTGGGGACGCCGCCGGTGCGCAGCACAGTTTGTTCGCGTCCGGAAGTTTCGCAGGGCCACATGGACACTCAGATGCAGCGGGGCACCTGCTGTTCCCGGGGCTCCATGAGCAAGCGGCGAGCCACGCGTCTTCCAATGTGGTTAACAGCCAAATGCGCCTGGGCTTCTCTGGGGACATGTACGGAAGAGCAGACCAGTACGGCCACGTTACGAGCCCACGGTCCGACCATTACGCATCGACCCAGCTACACGGCTACGGCCCCATGAACATGAATATGGCCGCGCACCACGGTGCGGGGGCCTTCTTCCGATACATGAGGCAGCCGATCAAACAAGAGCTCATCTGCAAGTGGGTCGAGCCGGAGCAGCTGTCAAACCCCAAAAAGTCGTGCAACAAAACTTTTAGCACCATGCACGAGCTGGTGACCCATCTCACCGTGGAGCATGTGGGGGGACCGGAACAGACCAACCACATCTGCTTCTGGGAAGAGTGTTCCAGGGAAGGAAAGCCGTTCAAAGCCAAATACAAACTTGTGAATCATATCAGAGTACACACGGGGGAGAAGCCCTTCCCGTGTCCGTTCCCCGGCTGTGGCAAAGTGTTTGCGCGGTCGGAAAATCTAAAAATCCACAAAAGGACACACACCGGTAAGACCTTTTATTGTCAAATCCACGCAGATAATTCCTCCTCTGAAATGCGCGTTTATTTATAGCCGAGGGATTTACTGACTTGTGATTCAGTTGCCAATAGAAGAATATAGTTTGTTCCTGttttataataaatgttttattattgcGCCCCACTTTACTGCTAATTAATTAAATTAGGGGCCttgatgttttaatttaataaatttcttctttttttttttaaataaatcaatttacCGAATAAAAATCGAAAGCAAATAATTATTTCCTTTCATCATGAGGCCCAAACGGAGAATTACAAACGATGACGACATTTTCGGTGGAATGAAgctcatgtttttgtgtttttgtatttaagGTGAGAAGCCCTTTAAGTGCGAGTTCGAGGGCTGCGACAGACGGTTTGCAAACAGCAGTGACCGCAAGAAACACATGCACGTCCACACGTCGGACAAGCCCTATCTGTGCAAAATGTGCGACAAGTCATACACACACCCCAGCTCCCTCCGGAAACACATGAAGGTAAAAGAAAAACGCCTCTCTGATTCTCTTTCTTCCCTGTTTCTTTCTATTATTacacaataaaaatcaaatccTGAGAAAAAATGCGGGTCATTTAATATTTGATTGAAGAATTAAAAGAATTGTTTTGATAAATCGAATCCGATTTTGGGACAAATCTTTTGTACCGAAAACAGAAAGATATAAGTTAATTTGCTTTgacactttctttctttcctttctttcaaGCGGCAAACGCGATTAAGATCTTAATGAGAATTGTAATGTTTTCAGTCTGCTTTGTTGGGGAATTTTGCAACCTGCAGAACCGGAAATTGCAAGGTTTTAATCTCATCGtcgcttgtttttatttatttacttatgttgttttgggttttttttttactctattGAAGGTCCACGAATCCACCAATCCGGGATCGCAGCCGTCCCCGGCCGCCAGTTCAGGGTACGAGTCCTCCACACCCCCCACCATCGTCTCCCCGTCCACAgagaaccagagcagcagctccatatcaccagcagccacagcggtgcaccaca is drawn from Takifugu flavidus isolate HTHZ2018 chromosome 17, ASM371156v2, whole genome shotgun sequence and contains these coding sequences:
- the zic1 gene encoding zinc finger protein ZIC 1, which encodes MLLDAGPQYPTIGVTTFGSSRHHSTGEVTEREVALGINPFADGMGAFKINHSSHDIGSGQTAFSSQAPGYAAAAALGHHHHPTHVGSYSTAAFNSTRDFLFRNRGFGDAAGAQHSLFASGSFAGPHGHSDAAGHLLFPGLHEQAASHASSNVVNSQMRLGFSGDMYGRADQYGHVTSPRSDHYASTQLHGYGPMNMNMAAHHGAGAFFRYMRQPIKQELICKWVEPEQLSNPKKSCNKTFSTMHELVTHLTVEHVGGPEQTNHICFWEECSREGKPFKAKYKLVNHIRVHTGEKPFPCPFPGCGKVFARSENLKIHKRTHTGEKPFKCEFEGCDRRFANSSDRKKHMHVHTSDKPYLCKMCDKSYTHPSSLRKHMKVHESTNPGSQPSPAASSGYESSTPPTIVSPSTENQSSSSISPAATAVHHTSSHSALSSNFNEWYV